CAGCATTGCCTTTAAGCAATTGATCGATGATTGATTTAAAAACGGTTTCTTGAACTTCATGCTTTTTACCCGAGTTGTCGTGCGAGCAGTCGATGAGTATTTGTTCTTTTAACCGTGCATCTTTTAAAAAAGAAGTTACTGCTGCTACAGAGTCTGGCTGATAGTTTGGACCCTGCTCGCTCCCTCGTAATACAAGGTGACAATCTGGATTGCCTTTAGAGTGTTTTATGGAAACTTTTCCCTCACGATCTATACCAATGTAAGAGTGGGGTTTTGAAGCAACAATAATCCCGTGTATGGCTGGCTCTATGCTGCCTTCTGGAGTGTTTTTAAATCCTACAGGCATGTCGAGATTGGATGCAATTTGACGATGAATTTGAGAGGAAGCTGTACGAGCGCCGATGCAACCCCAAGAAATAAGATCTCCAATGTAACTATCTAACGACGGGTCAATGAATTCACATGCAGATGGGATTTGTAGAGTGGCAAGATTTGTTAAAAACCGGCGAATTATTCTAAGCCCCTGAGCAATCTGGTTCGTCCCGTTCAAATAGGGATCATATAACATACCTTTCCATCCAGTGGATGTACGTGCTTTTTCAAAATAAGTGCGCATGACAAAAAAAAGTGAGGAGGAACAGGTTTCTTGAAGTTTTTTTAGGCGTTGAGCGTAGTCTAAAGCACCCTTGATATCATGGATTGAACAAGGACCAACAATTACTAAAAGCCTTTGATCTTCGCCATTGAGAATTTTGCTAATCGTCTCTCTTGTTTTTTTTAAAAAAATTTTATTCTTTTCCTCAAGAGGGAATTGTTGGATGAGTTCTGTAGGCGTTTCAATCATATTAGGCTGTAGGTACTTAAAAACCTAAGCTTACCACGAATACTGATGTCGATCAAGTGCTTAGTAGTAGAGAGAGTTGAGAACGTTATCCAACTTCTCATTTAGAATTAATGGAATAGGCGTCCAGCTTGAGGATTACCCCAAAAGAGATATTTTTCAATATGAGTCATTCTTAGGGGGAGTTTTAAGTGAAAAGTAATCAATTAGAAAGAAAAAACACTCCTGGTGATAAATAATTGAAAATATTATACTTTTTCTATTTCATAAATAATCAAACTGCACTCCTAATATAAAGTTAGACTCCTCTTGCTGTCCACAAGATTGGAGAATTGAGACAAGTAGTTAGCTGTTAAATCGTTTTTAAGGAAACAGTATGGAACATCTAGATGAGCTTTTAAAAGGCTTTAGAGATTTTGTCTGGGGACCGCCCTTATTATTGCTTCTCTTAGGAACGGGCCTTTACCTTACTTTTCTTTTGCGCGGAGTGCAATTTAGGTATTTTTTATACGCTTTTAAGCAAATTTATGCAGAACAGAATAAGAATTCTGAAGGGGATATTAATCCTTATGAATCTTTAATGACCTCTTTAGCTGGAGCTATTGGAACAGGCTCGATTGTAGGTGTCTCTACGGCAATTTATGTAGGGGGAGTAGGTGCCCTTTTTTGGATGTGGGTGACTGCGGTACTAGGAATGGCAACGAAATATGCTGAGTCACTTCTTGCGATTAAGTACCGCAATATTGATGCAAGGGGGGAAATGATTGGTGGTCCCATGGAGTACATCGAAAAAGGGCTTAAAATGAAATGGATGGCAGCTCTATTTGCTTTTTTGGGCTGTCTTGCGGCTTTCGGTACAGGAAACCTTGTACAAGTTAATTCAATTGCTGATGCTTTAAATAGTGTTTGGCAGATTGATCCTTGGATTTCTGGTTTGATTCTTGCCATCATCACTGGGGTTGTAATTATTGGGGGAATTAGGTCCATCGGGCAAGTTGCCGGTATTATTGTTCCTTTTATGGCATTGATGTATGTCGGCGGTGGAATGATAATCTTATGTGTAAAATGGCAAAAAGTTCCGATTGCCTTTGTATCTATTTTAACTTCCGCTTTGGATATTCAATCTCTTAGTGGAGGGTTTTTGGGATCTTCTTTAATGATGGCAATCCAAGCAGGTGTCTCACGCAGTGTTTTCTCCAATGAAGCCGGTTTGGGCATTTCTTCTATTGCTGCAGCTGCGGCTCGTACGGACTCTCCGGGGAGGCAGGCAATGATTACGATGACAGGTGCTTTATTTTCCACTTTAATTGTCTGCACAATTACAGGCTTAGTCCTTATTGTTACAGATACGGTAGGTGCTCAATCTCAAGGAGGGGTTGCATTGGCGATCAATGCCTTTTCCTCAATTCTCCCTGGTGGAGAGTACATCGTTACAATTGGACTTATTTTGTTCGCCTTTACCACTGTTCTTGCTTGGGCATACTACGGCGAAAAATGTTTTGAATACTTACTAGGGGAAAAATCCGTTTTTTTCTTTCGCCTTATTTTTTGCGTTTTAGTGATTCCTGGAGCAGCTTTAAAATTAGAAGTGGCCTGGTATTTTGCAGATATCGCTAATGGACTTATGGCAATTCCTAATTTGATTGCTTTAGTTGGCTTGTCAAAAGTCATAGTCAACGAAACGAGCGATTTCTTAAAAATTATTGCACAAGAAAGACTTATAATCTCATAAACCCTTTACTTCAATAACTAGTGAACAAGGTAATGCATGATGACTGTTCTAAGCCACAATGCGGTTGATCTTTTAGAAAATATCTATCGATTAGTGTGGGGAATGCCAATGCTCATTCTAATTATGGGAGTAGGTGTATATTTAACAATTCTTCTAAAAGGGCTGCAATTTCGTTACCTATGGTATGCGTTAAAATTAGCTTTTGGACGCCAACATCATCATGAAGGTAAGGGTGATATCACCCATTTTCAATCTTTAATGACAGCTCTCGCTGCAACAATTGGTATAGGAAACATTGCCGGTGTTGCGACTGCGATGACTGTCGGTGGAAAAGGAGCCCTTTTCTGGATGTGGATTTGTGCCCTGATTGGCATGTCAACAAAGTATGCTGAAGCGATTCTAGCTGTGAAATTTCGTAAAGTGGACCAGAAGGGGGAAATGTGTGGTGGTCCTATGTACTTTATTGAAGGTGGGCTAAAATGGCGTTGGCTAGCAGGAAGCTTTGCTTTATTCGGGGCAATTGCGGCTCTTGGTGGTGGTAATATGATTCAAGCTAATTCTGTAGCGGATGTTGTGTCTAAAATGTTTGCTGTACCACATTCTATTTCAGGAATTGTGCTCGCTATCTTAACAGGTCTAACGATTTTGGGCGGAATTAAAAGCATCGGAAAGGTAGCGTCGTTTTTAGTGCCGTTTATGGCTATTCTCTATATTAGTGGGGGGCTTTTTATCGTCCTCATCAATTATGAGCGCGTGCCTGAAGCGATGATGTCAATTCTCTACCATGCTTTTAATGAGCAAGCAGCCTTCGGTGCTTTTCTTGGATCTAGCGTGATGATGGCCATCCAGGTTGGAGTTAGTCGGGGATTGATGACGAGTGAAGCAGGCCTAGGAACGGCCTCCATTGCAGCTGCCGCTGCTAAAACAGACTTACCTGGTCGACAGGCTTTAGTCTCTATGACAGGAAGTTTTTTAGCAACGATTGTGATGTGCACTGTTACAGGGCTTGTTCTTGGTGTAACGGAAGTATTTGGAACAACTGATGCCAATGGAAAAATCTTGAACGGTGCAGCAATGACATTGGCGGCATTTGAATCTACCTTTGCATTAGGCGGGTATGTTGTGACAATAGGCTTATTGCTATTTGCTTTCACCACTTTATTAGGATGGGCATACTATGGGGAAAAATGTGTGGAGTATCTTTTTGGGGAAAGATGCATCCCGCTTTATCGCTTTCTCTTCATCATTTGCATCATCCCAGGCGCCATCTTACAACTCGAAATTGTATGGAAAATTTCAGATATTACAAACGGCTTAATGGCTTTTCCAAATCTTATAGGGCTTTGTGCTCTTTCTACGGTTGTGAAAAGTGAAACGGTATCGTTCTTAAAAATCGTTGCCGAAGAAAAGAAAAAAGATCGTAAGCTTTTCGAAGTCCAGGCTTTAAAATGAAGGAACGTCTCACAAGAGACATTTTTAATTTAGGGAGAGACCTTGCTTCACCTTTAAAGTCCAAGCAAACTCTCGCCGTCGTTATTTTGCAACATCCTTATGCTTGAATCCTCTTTATTATGCAGATCAATTAGAACAGATTTTTTTTTGGAAGTTAAAACAGAGAAAGCAACAGCAGATACTGTCGTAATTAAGATGCCTGCACCTATGGTGACCATGCCAATGGTTTCGTTTAAATTTTCTTTCTTAGCGTCCCATATCGTTGTTGCAAGTGTAAATAGTATACCAGTAA
The Chlamydiales bacterium STE3 DNA segment above includes these coding regions:
- a CDS encoding Phospho-2-dehydro-3-deoxyheptonate aldolase, Tyr-sensitive (Product derived from UniProtKB/Swiss-Prot:P00888;Gene name derived from UniProtKB/Swiss-Prot:P00888;EC number derived from UniProtKB/Swiss-Prot:P00888); protein product: MIETPTELIQQFPLEEKNKIFLKKTRETISKILNGEDQRLLVIVGPCSIHDIKGALDYAQRLKKLQETCSSSLFFVMRTYFEKARTSTGWKGMLYDPYLNGTNQIAQGLRIIRRFLTNLATLQIPSACEFIDPSLDSYIGDLISWGCIGARTASSQIHRQIASNLDMPVGFKNTPEGSIEPAIHGIIVASKPHSYIGIDREGKVSIKHSKGNPDCHLVLRGSEQGPNYQPDSVAAVTSFLKDARLKEQILIDCSHDNSGKKHEVQETVFKSIIDQLLKGNAAIRGVMLESYLHPGSQRLKQDLAYGYSITDPCLGWNTTEALLHWAHQQLLQEACQEQIATLKCATV
- a CDS encoding Sodium/alanine symporter AgcS (Product derived from UniProtKB/Swiss-Prot:Q6LX42;Gene name derived from UniProtKB/Swiss-Prot:Q6LX42), translating into MEHLDELLKGFRDFVWGPPLLLLLLGTGLYLTFLLRGVQFRYFLYAFKQIYAEQNKNSEGDINPYESLMTSLAGAIGTGSIVGVSTAIYVGGVGALFWMWVTAVLGMATKYAESLLAIKYRNIDARGEMIGGPMEYIEKGLKMKWMAALFAFLGCLAAFGTGNLVQVNSIADALNSVWQIDPWISGLILAIITGVVIIGGIRSIGQVAGIIVPFMALMYVGGGMIILCVKWQKVPIAFVSILTSALDIQSLSGGFLGSSLMMAIQAGVSRSVFSNEAGLGISSIAAAAARTDSPGRQAMITMTGALFSTLIVCTITGLVLIVTDTVGAQSQGGVALAINAFSSILPGGEYIVTIGLILFAFTTVLAWAYYGEKCFEYLLGEKSVFFFRLIFCVLVIPGAALKLEVAWYFADIANGLMAIPNLIALVGLSKVIVNETSDFLKIIAQERLIIS
- a CDS encoding Sodium/alanine symporter AgcS (Product derived from UniProtKB/Swiss-Prot:Q6LX42;Gene name derived from UniProtKB/Swiss-Prot:Q6LX42) → MMTVLSHNAVDLLENIYRLVWGMPMLILIMGVGVYLTILLKGLQFRYLWYALKLAFGRQHHHEGKGDITHFQSLMTALAATIGIGNIAGVATAMTVGGKGALFWMWICALIGMSTKYAEAILAVKFRKVDQKGEMCGGPMYFIEGGLKWRWLAGSFALFGAIAALGGGNMIQANSVADVVSKMFAVPHSISGIVLAILTGLTILGGIKSIGKVASFLVPFMAILYISGGLFIVLINYERVPEAMMSILYHAFNEQAAFGAFLGSSVMMAIQVGVSRGLMTSEAGLGTASIAAAAAKTDLPGRQALVSMTGSFLATIVMCTVTGLVLGVTEVFGTTDANGKILNGAAMTLAAFESTFALGGYVVTIGLLLFAFTTLLGWAYYGEKCVEYLFGERCIPLYRFLFIICIIPGAILQLEIVWKISDITNGLMAFPNLIGLCALSTVVKSETVSFLKIVAEEKKKDRKLFEVQALK